Proteins from a genomic interval of Clostridium sp. AN503:
- a CDS encoding ABC transporter permease: MKDRIKLSETFSRVMALMIIFVLLSVVCPNFLAVKNLLNICNQASLNVFIAIGMTMTMLIGGIDLSVGSVLALTSVVAARLFVSGDPMEMLLGVVLALVLGLALGAVSGTLTAYLSLPAFLVTFGMSQVARGLAYLYMNGNIFNKFDQKFLVIGKGKVFGIPMPILVAVAALTVMGIILKKTVVGRRIYTVGSNPSMAKYSGIYNNRVVVLSYAISGFFAALAGLIYISRLDAAEATIGTSFANNAIAAAAIGGISFSGGKGNVLGTVIGALLLTLIQNGMNQLGITTEYQSLVTGMVIIVAVLLDRKSVKLAR, translated from the coding sequence ATGAAAGATAGAATAAAACTTTCGGAAACATTTTCCCGTGTGATGGCGCTTATGATTATTTTTGTACTGCTGAGCGTGGTGTGCCCGAACTTCCTTGCTGTGAAGAACCTGCTCAATATCTGCAACCAGGCTTCTTTAAATGTATTTATCGCCATCGGTATGACGATGACCATGCTGATCGGGGGGATCGATTTGTCTGTGGGTTCGGTCCTCGCCCTGACCTCGGTGGTGGCGGCACGCCTGTTTGTGAGCGGAGACCCAATGGAAATGCTGCTGGGCGTTGTTCTGGCTCTGGTGCTGGGGCTGGCTTTGGGGGCTGTGAGCGGAACTCTGACTGCATATTTAAGCCTGCCGGCGTTCCTGGTCACATTTGGCATGTCGCAGGTGGCGAGAGGTCTGGCCTACCTGTATATGAACGGCAATATATTCAACAAATTTGACCAGAAGTTTCTGGTGATCGGTAAAGGAAAGGTTTTTGGCATTCCCATGCCGATCCTGGTCGCGGTGGCGGCGCTGACGGTTATGGGGATCATTTTAAAAAAGACCGTTGTGGGGAGAAGGATCTATACGGTGGGATCAAATCCCAGTATGGCAAAGTATTCGGGAATCTATAACAATCGGGTGGTGGTGCTCAGTTATGCCATATCAGGATTTTTTGCAGCGCTTGCCGGATTGATCTATATTTCCCGGCTGGATGCGGCGGAGGCGACAATTGGTACCAGCTTTGCCAACAATGCGATCGCGGCGGCGGCTATCGGCGGCATTTCATTTTCAGGAGGAAAGGGCAATGTGCTGGGCACAGTCATTGGAGCGCTGCTTCTCACGCTCATCCAGAATGGGATGAACCAGTTGGGTATCACTACGGAATATCAGAGCCTGGTTACAGGAATGGTGATCATCGTTGCGGTGCTGCTGGACCGGAAGTCCGTAAAGCTTGCAAGATAA
- a CDS encoding GntR family transcriptional regulator, with protein MAWQFENNLPIYTQILEQIRLGIISGVYPAGSKLPSVRELASEASVNPNTMQRALAELEQSGLIYTQRTAGRFVTEDLDMIGKLKKNIAEEQIRKFFQSMLELGFTEEETIQLMEKAVKETKL; from the coding sequence ATGGCATGGCAATTTGAAAATAATCTGCCGATCTACACACAGATCCTGGAACAGATCCGGCTGGGGATCATTTCGGGCGTATATCCGGCTGGGTCAAAGCTGCCATCGGTCAGAGAACTGGCGTCGGAGGCTTCTGTCAACCCCAATACCATGCAGAGGGCATTGGCGGAATTAGAGCAGAGCGGGCTGATCTACACGCAGCGGACAGCCGGCAGATTTGTGACGGAGGATTTAGATATGATAGGGAAGCTTAAGAAGAATATTGCAGAAGAGCAGATCAGAAAATTTTTTCAGTCTATGTTAGAATTGGGATTTACAGAGGAAGAGACGATTCAGCTTATGGAAAAAGCAGTAAAGGAGACAAAATTATGA
- a CDS encoding sugar ABC transporter substrate-binding protein, which yields MKKRQFSLMMALVMTASLAIGCSKPESKPESKAAAETAAAAAGETAQKEQAPEEQKEAYRIAVMVKDSTTPFWRYLVSGAKDVGDELGVEVIEYAPMEAQNLDEQVKQVEDAIQAGVDAICIAPVDSDGIVPVLEEANEAGIPVITTNTKANGGKIETFVGVDNYEAAKTLASYMVEQLGGSGNVVIIEGNPAGQTSQDRVKGFEEVIATHPDIKLQVSQPGNFKRDEAMTIMENLIQSNPDIDAVLALNDEMALGAWQALDEAGKADVLVTGFDGALEGLQAILDGKMYASMNQDAFAQGGEAVRAAVEVLNGNTIDEWIRVGGEVCDKDNAQGLIDYFAEHGFQ from the coding sequence ATGAAAAAAAGACAGTTTAGTTTGATGATGGCACTGGTGATGACGGCATCTCTGGCAATCGGATGCAGCAAACCGGAAAGTAAACCGGAGAGCAAAGCGGCTGCGGAAACGGCAGCGGCTGCGGCAGGGGAAACAGCTCAGAAGGAACAGGCTCCGGAAGAACAAAAAGAGGCTTATAGAATTGCGGTTATGGTAAAGGATTCTACAACGCCGTTCTGGCGTTATCTGGTATCGGGGGCGAAGGATGTCGGCGACGAGCTGGGTGTGGAAGTGATCGAGTATGCGCCCATGGAAGCGCAGAACCTGGACGAACAGGTGAAGCAGGTGGAAGATGCGATCCAGGCAGGTGTGGATGCAATCTGTATCGCTCCGGTTGATTCAGATGGGATCGTACCAGTCCTGGAAGAAGCCAACGAAGCCGGTATTCCTGTGATCACGACCAATACCAAGGCCAATGGCGGCAAGATCGAGACCTTTGTAGGCGTAGACAACTATGAAGCGGCCAAGACCCTGGCGTCTTATATGGTAGAGCAGCTGGGTGGTTCCGGAAACGTCGTGATCATAGAAGGGAATCCGGCGGGACAGACCAGCCAGGACCGTGTCAAAGGCTTTGAGGAAGTCATTGCAACCCATCCGGATATCAAGCTCCAGGTATCCCAGCCTGGCAACTTCAAGAGAGACGAAGCCATGACGATCATGGAAAACCTGATCCAGTCCAATCCGGATATTGATGCAGTCCTTGCGCTGAACGATGAGATGGCGCTGGGAGCCTGGCAGGCGCTTGACGAGGCGGGCAAGGCTGATGTGCTGGTGACTGGTTTTGACGGTGCGCTGGAAGGGCTTCAGGCAATCCTGGATGGAAAAATGTACGCGTCTATGAACCAGGATGCATTCGCCCAGGGAGGGGAAGCAGTCCGGGCGGCAGTAGAAGTATTAAATGGAAATACGATAGATGAATGGATCCGGGTAGGCGGCGAGGTATGCGATAAGGATAATGCACAGGGCCTGATCGACTATTTTGCAGAGCACGGGTTCCAGTAA
- a CDS encoding ABC transporter ATP-binding protein, whose translation MNTILECSHLTKRYGSLTALDDVSVTVRPGRIVGLLGPNGSGKSTFIKTVAGLLTPQKGSVAVCGFPIGVETKKRVAYLPDKEYLDENLRVEQLVDYFSDFYENFDRNKAQEMLQCLEIDEMRRFKALSKGTREKVQLVLVMSRKADLYLLDEPIGGVDPAARDYILKTIVSNYNEEGSILISTHLISDIEPVLDDVIFIKDGSVVLTGTVDELREEHGKSVDVLFREVFKC comes from the coding sequence ATGAACACGATTTTAGAATGCAGCCACCTGACAAAACGATATGGTTCGCTGACTGCACTGGATGATGTCAGTGTTACTGTCCGGCCGGGCCGGATTGTTGGGCTTTTGGGACCCAATGGCAGCGGCAAGTCCACATTTATCAAGACTGTTGCGGGGCTCTTGACGCCTCAGAAGGGAAGTGTCGCTGTCTGCGGTTTTCCGATCGGAGTGGAGACCAAGAAGCGGGTAGCATATCTGCCGGATAAAGAATACCTGGATGAGAATCTGAGGGTGGAGCAGCTTGTTGATTATTTCTCGGATTTTTATGAGAATTTCGACAGGAATAAAGCGCAGGAGATGCTGCAATGTCTGGAGATTGATGAAATGCGCCGTTTTAAAGCGCTATCTAAGGGGACGCGGGAAAAGGTACAGCTGGTTTTAGTCATGAGCCGGAAGGCGGATCTCTATCTGCTTGACGAACCCATTGGAGGAGTGGACCCTGCGGCACGGGATTATATTTTGAAGACCATTGTTTCTAACTATAATGAAGAGGGATCTATTTTGATCTCCACTCACCTGATCTCCGATATCGAGCCGGTCCTGGATGATGTGATCTTCATTAAGGATGGTTCTGTGGTGCTGACCGGTACAGTAGATGAACTGAGGGAGGAACATGGAAAGTCGGTAGACGTATTATTCAGGGAGGTGTTCAAATGTTAG
- a CDS encoding Gfo/Idh/MocA family oxidoreductase produces the protein MNMRGRPYQKGLGMIKIGIAGCGKIAQVRHLPEIAANEKALLAGVYDRNGRRAAEMAAQYDTKQYATYEEMLEDPAVDAVCVCVANKNHAEFTVKALEHGKHVLCEKPMAVTREECRSMLTAQEKSRKTLMIAQNQRFAKAHVLAKELLLRGEIGKLLTFKTSFAHSGPENWSVVKGGQTWFFDDAEAGFGVMADLGIHKIDVIRFITGCDIAESRLWRGTLHKTDAEGEKISLDDNMICLCTLKNGAAGTVTVSWTCYGAEDNSTVLYGTEGVIKIYMDDAYPLIVEKKDGTRVLYETEGIQTNVNQTRSGVMDEFVESLSAERKPEADGQDVMKSMNVIFDAVE, from the coding sequence ATGAATATGCGGGGGCGTCCGTATCAGAAAGGACTGGGTATGATCAAGATAGGAATAGCAGGATGCGGAAAGATCGCACAGGTCCGGCATCTGCCGGAGATCGCAGCAAACGAAAAAGCGCTTTTGGCGGGGGTATATGACCGGAATGGCCGGCGGGCTGCGGAGATGGCAGCGCAGTACGATACAAAGCAGTACGCTACATATGAGGAAATGCTGGAGGACCCGGCTGTGGATGCGGTTTGTGTCTGTGTGGCAAACAAAAACCATGCGGAATTTACGGTGAAAGCGCTGGAACATGGCAAGCATGTGCTGTGTGAGAAGCCAATGGCAGTCACCAGGGAAGAGTGCAGATCGATGCTGACAGCTCAGGAAAAGAGCAGAAAAACGTTGATGATCGCACAGAACCAGAGGTTTGCAAAGGCCCATGTGCTGGCAAAGGAGCTTCTTTTAAGAGGCGAGATCGGTAAACTCCTGACTTTTAAAACTTCATTTGCCCACAGCGGGCCGGAGAACTGGAGCGTTGTAAAGGGCGGGCAGACATGGTTTTTTGATGATGCAGAGGCTGGCTTTGGAGTGATGGCGGATCTGGGAATCCATAAGATCGATGTGATCCGTTTTATAACAGGATGTGATATTGCAGAGAGCCGCCTGTGGAGAGGCACTCTGCACAAAACAGATGCAGAGGGGGAGAAGATCAGTCTGGATGATAATATGATCTGCTTATGCACGTTGAAAAACGGAGCGGCCGGGACGGTTACGGTAAGCTGGACCTGTTATGGTGCGGAAGATAATTCAACGGTTTTATATGGTACAGAAGGTGTTATCAAAATATATATGGATGATGCATATCCGCTGATCGTCGAAAAGAAAGACGGAACGCGTGTCCTCTATGAAACAGAGGGGATACAGACCAATGTGAACCAGACCAGGTCCGGGGTAATGGATGAATTTGTAGAAAGCCTTTCTGCGGAGAGAAAACCGGAAGCGGACGGACAGGATGTGATGAAGTCCATGAACGTGATCTTTGATGCTGTGGAGTGA
- a CDS encoding carbohydrate-binding protein: MLAWKGVYEEGDSIRFTLPEKNAYYVLKVDDTMEESFIYSTEQELTYHIPFHEKKTSFNPKAFTGELHYLSVRCAMEAECTAYRNLARNAADQHEACGYYPHASANVETRGEAVFAARNAIDGVVANLSHGNWPYESWGINRQDDAEFKLDFGRPVDFDQIVLYTRADFPHDNWWEQVTLTFSDGTSETVQLEKSLEPHYIRIEKKGITWLTFGKLIKADDPSPFPALTQIEVYGWESRE; this comes from the coding sequence GTGCTTGCATGGAAAGGCGTATATGAGGAGGGCGACAGCATCCGCTTCACCCTGCCGGAGAAAAATGCTTACTATGTTTTAAAGGTAGATGACACCATGGAGGAGTCCTTTATCTATAGCACAGAACAGGAGCTTACCTATCATATCCCGTTCCATGAGAAAAAGACTTCCTTCAATCCCAAGGCGTTTACCGGCGAGCTTCACTATCTCAGCGTCCGCTGCGCCATGGAGGCGGAGTGCACGGCATACCGGAACCTTGCGCGGAATGCGGCGGACCAGCATGAGGCGTGCGGCTATTATCCTCACGCCAGCGCCAATGTGGAGACCAGAGGCGAGGCGGTGTTTGCAGCCAGGAATGCCATCGACGGCGTTGTGGCGAACCTGTCCCACGGCAACTGGCCCTATGAGTCCTGGGGGATCAACCGGCAGGATGACGCGGAGTTCAAGCTGGATTTTGGCAGGCCCGTGGATTTTGACCAGATCGTGCTTTATACCAGGGCAGATTTCCCGCATGACAACTGGTGGGAGCAGGTGACCCTTACTTTTTCGGACGGCACCAGCGAGACTGTGCAGCTGGAAAAGAGCCTGGAGCCGCACTATATCCGGATCGAGAAAAAGGGGATTACCTGGCTTACGTTTGGGAAGCTTATCAAAGCGGATGATCCGTCGCCGTTCCCTGCACTGACGCAGATCGAAGTGTATGGATGGGAAAGCAGGGAATAG
- the greA gene encoding transcription elongation factor GreA, whose protein sequence is MREKLTQNDIQKIREEIEHRKLVVRQECLEAVKEARAHGDLSENFEYHAAKREKNQNESRIRYLENMLKNAIVISDASKDDEVGLNKAVTLYMEDDDEEEVYKLVTSIRGNSMNNMVSVESPLGKAILRHKVGDRVLVKANDTYSYYVTVRKIEAVSDEDDQIRRF, encoded by the coding sequence ATGAGAGAAAAACTGACCCAGAATGATATCCAGAAGATCCGGGAGGAGATCGAGCACCGTAAGCTGGTGGTGCGCCAGGAGTGTTTGGAGGCGGTCAAGGAAGCCCGTGCCCATGGAGATCTGAGCGAGAACTTTGAGTACCATGCCGCGAAGCGGGAAAAGAACCAGAATGAGAGCCGGATCCGTTATCTGGAGAATATGCTGAAGAATGCGATCGTCATATCCGATGCCTCCAAGGATGATGAGGTAGGGCTCAACAAGGCTGTGACCCTCTATATGGAGGATGACGACGAGGAAGAAGTGTACAAGCTGGTTACAAGCATCCGCGGCAACTCCATGAACAACATGGTCAGCGTAGAGTCGCCGCTGGGGAAGGCTATCCTGCGCCACAAAGTAGGTGACCGGGTGCTGGTGAAAGCAAATGACACTTACAGCTATTATGTGACGGTCCGCAAGATCGAGGCTGTCAGCGATGAGGACGACCAGATACGCAGATTTTAA